GCTGGGCAGCTACACTGAGTACCGCATTGACTAACCTACTCTCTGTACCTCGTCTTATTCAGACACTTGGCGTCGATCGTATCTACCCAGGTCTCATCTTTTTCTCCAAAGGATACGGCAAACATGGGGAACCATACAGAGGTTATGTTCTTGTATTTCTGGTATCCTTTGCATTCCTGATGATTGCTGATCTAAACACGATTGCACCGTTGATCTCCATTTTCTTCCTGGCATCGTACGCTCTGGTGAACTTTTGCACATTCCACGCTTCATTCGTTGCACCACTCGGTTGGCGTCCAACCTTCCGATTCTACCATCCATGGTTGAGCATGATCGGGTCCATTCTGTGCATAACAATAATGTTCCTAATTGACGTAGTTTCGACCTTCGTCGCAGTGATAGTTATCTTCATTCTGTATCTGACGGTCATCTACCGTAAGCCGGACGTAAACTGGGGATCCTCGATGCAAGCAGCTGCCTACAAATCAGCAATCAATTCAGCGTTCAACTTGGAACAAATCGGAGAACACGTGAAAAACTACAATCCTCAGTTATTGGTAATGACGGGAAATCCACTGCACCGGCCTGGATTGTTGAATTTCGcgcacttaattacaaagaaccACTCGCTGATGATCGTTGGAAATGTAGTCGAAGAAAAACTATCCTACAAACGAcgaaacgttctactgcaggaAGGCAAGAAAGCGATAAATATTTCCAAAATAAAGGCATTCTATCACATACTAGATGGACTACCTTTCGACGAAGGAGTTCGTGCAATGATTCAATCATCTGGTTTCGGTAAACTTTCGCCAAACATTTTGCTCGTTGGATACAAAACCAACTGGCTTACGTGTAGTTCCGACGAACTGAATCGGTACTATAATGTCTTGCAGTAAGTATGAAAATATAATCAATGTTTAATCGTTACGATGTTGAACCAAATGTAATGCAAATTTTTCCTGATTTTGTTTATTACAGCAATACATTTGACAACCGTCTAGCTCTTGCAATTCTTCGGCTTCCTAGTGGAATCGATAGTTCTCATCTCATACCAGTGGTTTCGGGACTGAATACATCAACCTCGACACTAAGTGTCCCATCCATTGGAGCAGTCGAAACCTCTCCAGTAGGTCGCCAAATAAACCGCGGACTAATGCCAGTAAATTCAAACCTAGATTTACCGGGAATCGTTCCTGCCAGCAATACAAGCAGTATGAGCACATTAAATGAAGGTACATCCTGCCCATGTAAAATACAACGTTATTGCTCATTCCACCCACAATATTTCTAGTTATTCTCGATCCAAACACAATTCTGCACAACAAAGAAATGAACATATTCAGAGACAAGCAACTACCGGGAAATATCGATGTGTGGTGGCTGTACGACGACGGAGGACTCACCATTCTGCTGCCTCACATTATCGCAAGTCGATCAAAATGGTCTGCCTGTCAAATCCGAGTGTTCGCTCTAGCCAGTCAACAGACGAACTTTGAGGAAGAACGCAATAAGTAAATGCTTAACTAGGTGATTTATTAGCGTAATCATTTTCACCATAAAATATTTTCACAGTATGGCAACCCTGCTGGATAAGCTTCGAATCAAATACGTCTCCATCACTATGGTCACCATCACGGATAAGCCTCAGGAGACAACAATCAACGCTCATCGGTCGCTCATGAACACCATCATGGTCGAAGATCAAGAGAGCAGTCCAATTGTGAGTAAAGAAGAACGGGATCAACTTACGGAAAAAACTTATCGACAGTTACGGTTACGAGAGCTGCTGTTGGAACACTCGAAGAATTCTGCGTTGATAGTCATGTCGATGCCTATTCCACGAAAGGTAATTGTCATCATACAGGTTTTTCTAATAAAATACATCAACTGAAAACAGTGATCACTGCTCTTCCACGCAAATAAAATATGTTCCGGTTTCTAACATGTTATTTATTTCTTCTTTCAGGATATCGTATCAGCTCCGCTATACAGTTCCTGGCTAGAAATGCTCACCAAAAACATGCCACCATTCCTCTTGGTACGCGGCAACCAAACGTCAGTTTTAACGTTTTATTCTTAGACTTGTGAATGAATCATCATTAGACATAAGGAAAAAATAAATGCACATACTTTCGTCACACACAGACATACAATTCAAAGATATATTTGAATTTGAACAAATACTCATTCAACCAAATATGATAAATTGTCATAAACGTCGAACACGATTGTAACAATTACAAAACTAAAGTCACAGTGTCCAATATATTTGCGAGAATAAAAGTTACGTTGCACAAATCGATTTCATGTTTAGTTTCACAAGCTGTTTTAATATATAATCAGCTTCTGTCGCATCCAATCCCAGGAACCAAGgatcaaaggagtgacattaatcctcttagccaagtcactcccaacgatttatcaaatccacatcaaattgaaactgtcggtacggttgtcctcgtttcttccttattcaaggtttgaaatagttcgttgataaaattcttcattaaatgaaaaatttaattgccgtataattttgaatcatcttcactttgtacgctgcacagtgggcctggccgctttaatgattgtgtcacatatCATACGTACCACAAACAttgatattgacaagaaaaattgtaggtgaacgtctgcaattttccaggatccctacatgtattggctgtgtatgtgtagactagactagactagacaagCTGTTTTAATATACAATCAGCCTTCTTCTGCATTAGAACAGATTAGTTTTCCGAACGAATATAACAACAGCGAAATTTAATGCTCAATGACTTTTAAACGAATGAGTACATTCACATACAGTTTTCACATTTGTTTCGttcattctttttttttaaagttgtcctactggaactgtagagctgGGTTCTCGAAAGGGCTCTCCGTCAGAAtcgctcactacaattgcagacgagacgggaaatgtcgccCACCAAAACAGGGATTAGGGAGCATTcctaaattacgtaacgcaaaattaACTCTCCTTCCCACTTGTAAcgaattgtcacaaatttcgcTATCCATCCCCCCTCCTATTTCGTAACAGATTCCTTAAAAAATCTTCggtaaaacatgttacgtaacgtttttgttttcccccctcccccatatgacACAATATGTTACAGTTTTTCGTACCCCCTCTCtctctaaaagcgttacgtaatttatgaatggtttcTTAAGGCCAAATGCAGCGAGCTTTTATTtcgattgtgatattgagtgtacggctcagatgtgcgggcgtagagatTTTACGATCGTACGGGAATGAGCGTGTATTTATGCGCGCTGAGACCACGTTATCAGATTATAGGTGCTATAGCGTTCACTGAATCATCGGGGAGTTTTTGTGTTTGcgaaatcttgggcgtagttgtgcgCGAATGATCGAGATTGCATGTTGGCTCGGGCATTTATAAATTAACGCGTTCAATTGCGTGGGCGTttatatgtcgcgtgtgctagcgggTATGTAAcctcgcgtgcataaattcgatttcataACCCTGTGTcccttcgcatattcgcgtgtgttcttggatgatcgcacaaaccatgaatctgatacttactattcagtgtacggttcagatgctagaaaaaactgagttcttccatatcattagggtcatgtcaccatggaaagtgttgtctagtggatatgagctatatttttgtattggttcaactgaatggatggacctaagttgctaggacggagagtaatgatttccggacgtgaccgattcatgatcgcgcgactTTTGCAGGTTTACGTTTGAGATCTGGTTTtaaaacttcgtaagtactaaaacgttcaccttataaCCGGGGTGTAATGTTTgtgcgatcgcgggcgtaggtgtgcgtggatgatcgcgaagggcttaagcgttcgtatgttaacgtgtttgttacgtgggctcgcgtgtatgtgatttcgcctgcataaattcgattttgtaatcgtgtggccattcacatattcgtgtGTGTTCCTTGATGGTCACGCGAATTGTCATTCTggtatttagttttcggtgtacggttcacatTCTAACAGAGAGTGAgttatcccatatcactagagttcccggtcatgtcgccatgttgtccagtggatatgagagctttcttttttagtAGATACAATTGAAAATATGGATATAGACTGCTAATGCCAAGGATAGAGTCTTCCGggagtgaccgattcatgatcgtgcgactgcgtttgaaaatttataagcgctgagacgttcaccttatcaccagGATCTTATCATGTTttcgagatcgcgggtgtatgttgcgtggatggtcgcgtggatgatcgcgaaggtctcaaacatttgtatattaacgtgtttgctgtatgtatgtgacttcacgtgtataaattcgattttataatcatgtggatattcacatatttgcgtgtattATTGAATGATCGCAAGCGGTCTATGAaactgatgcttaatttttagtgtatggttcagatgctagaagagtcagtttccccatatcaccagAGTTCCCACTCATCTCGCCATGGAGCATGTTGTCTAATGAAAATGAGCatcatttttattggtccaactgaaggcatgattctgggctgctaggaccgagagtAGAGACCTGATTCATGATCGCACCGGATCATTCATGATCGTGCAAGCGgtaggttaatgcttgagatcgAGTTTGTAAGTTTAcaggtgctaaaacgttcacttaattaccggggtgttttaatgttggcgaaatcgcgAGCGTAAGTATGTttagatgattgcaattgcatgctcgcgtttgtgaccaggtttgtgtaaTCGTGAAGGCCACGAGTGTTTGTTCGTATGTGAGCGAATATtcaattgtgttagtgagtgttagtataaatctaatttaggatatagtaataaaacaaTTCATACAATTCCAAATAAAGAAAGAAGATGCAAAGAgattgattagaagtgtatattagagtgacaagaaaaatgacccctattggcccacccctgagtcgattcctagtcccaccaggagtacttactccaaattttaagcttatcggataagtctagctaccggaccaacgcgtctgtagtttgtatgggatttccgaattatgtacacatgacaaaacactaacgtgaacggtttgtttggggtacatttgtacccgaGACAAACTTTAAGCTGGCACTGTTAATTTGTTCAAGAGAAACAAATAGCTTGCCCCTGCTTTAATGGAAGCTtaaaaatcaaattgatttatgatagaGATTGCTTATGGTTAAAATAAACCTTTACGAAATAACAGGGATTGTAAATAGCTCTGGGGtgcaaatatatcccacaaaaccgttctagggttaacaggacgtttaaagattttgaagtTAGTGTGAAGCATTGCAAGAGAAATTTCCacctgattaactcgagtaaacactttgttgtagaagtttaactacactactgcttgaACCagtgaataaaaaattaaaaaatcaatgcaCTTATTATTAAAAATCTGGCGTTTTCTTGTTATCATGGTGGTTtgaactttgaccatttttgaacttttaatggttcatgcatttaatgatCCATGCATGTCAGCATGGTGCCTCAGATAATAATTCACGACTGCAGGATTTTCGCAGTTAAAGTCTTCCGCGGGGAGCAATTTTGGAAGATCgtctttagaactgtcattttgtgttGTTCCTAGAATTTTTTCATGAGATTAAAACTATATCTAAATATACGCAAGTAACAACGTGTCTTGTTGTTTTTTCTAAAAAACTAGGGGAGGGTAATGTCCGGGGCaaaaccgcggtgttgacgtaggagtATTCGTTGAAGTATCGTAttattaaaattctgcttgtatctgtTTCAAGCGGCTAAATTCACACATTAAATCTGATTAACGGAGTTCAGTAATTTTTTTCTGGGGATTTGAATAGTATCTCGACGGTAAtgaattcagtaaaacaattattATTGACGTCTCCGcataaaatatataatataagAGTTGATAATTATCGGTAAATTTCTGCcgataaaatttaaagaatgctGACTAATTCAGTTATCGGAAAATTAAATTTAGTGAATTATCAGTAAAAGTGGCATGTTTTAGTCAGAAATTTTAAGGTTATACTGAAAACTTGTACATACACAAAATAATTATCCTGCGTCAACACCCCGGTTATGTTCCGAACTTCACCTATCCTTAGCTGTTTTCCGTTGTTATGTCCCACatattctaaaatttaaaacagcaatgccaaacatattttcaacaaaagtgggaagaaattgattaattccgttgagtacaacaaaagatataagcgttccaCGACTTACACAACTTTTTTTCCGGAATTTTGAAAGGGGCccttatattgaaaggtaagtcgttagtcacgacaaaacttCTACCGTTTCTAAatgtttgcgttgcgttgcgttgcgttgcgttatgacgatgattttggcggattgcacactgacttcatcatgtttgactgctgattttctaataagagttgcttaggaaatggtaagtaagaattcataccaatccgacccatattaaaacctcaacagcatgatagccatcattgccggccgcccccatctccatcgttcacggggaaggataaaggataaggtagacaggaagtgttgatgctccacttACTTAACGGAAAGACGACGATTCAttagactcttccataggtgtcgcggagttggtagtttggaagggtatcaggtctaggattcgctccaagcaagcgatgcgacctgtaaagcatattttattaggtaaatgtttagttagtcttcgagtgcacgatcactcgaaaaagagaagatcttgtttagtttttggttttttttaaactctgggcagccggctaccgagagtatactatgttccctaaacaaaagcaatttgaactccacacagccgaccgtgggagtattgcctagaaaagctaatcttatctgcgtaatgggccggatcactattcattgca
Above is a window of Topomyia yanbarensis strain Yona2022 unplaced genomic scaffold, ASM3024719v1 HiC_scaffold_7, whole genome shotgun sequence DNA encoding:
- the LOC131696086 gene encoding bumetanide-sensitive sodium-(potassium)-chloride cotransporter-like; this encodes MVHNRFTVQTMLPVNGHGRKSPVPTTFRQLDDSVRVTVTELNNHNSNDGIDSPAHRRVSIMGITRDPLPRLDHYRTSTRKNKRPSIGELRGDSDAADEKQEPEEDAPKPAGPGHAIRLGWIQGVVTPCLLNIWGVMLFLRLSWIVAEAGIIQTLLIIGLSYLVCVITTLSLSALCTNGQVKSGGLYYIISRSLGPEFGASVGLVFAFANSVNASMNTIGFCESLNALLASFGWKIIDGATNDTRIIGTIALLIMVLICAIGMDWEVKAQNFLLVSILVAIASFIIGAIQGPTDSIEEAQGFLGISMAVFASNLGPGYRFSEGIQQNFFSVFSIFFPSVTGIQCGANICGDLKDPASAIPKGTMLACLISAISYITFSLFAGAAAVRDASGNLTDLVGVNFTSCSVELNNCKYGLNNDYGIMQLMAISVALTYLGCWAATLSTALTNLLSVPRLIQTLGVDRIYPGLIFFSKGYGKHGEPYRGYVLVFLVSFAFLMIADLNTIAPLISIFFLASYALVNFCTFHASFVAPLGWRPTFRFYHPWLSMIGSILCITIMFLIDVVSTFVAVIVIFILYLTVIYRKPDVNWGSSMQAAAYKSAINSAFNLEQIGEHVKNYNPQLLVMTGNPLHRPGLLNFAHLITKNHSLMIVGNVVEEKLSYKRRNVLLQEGKKAINISKIKAFYHILDGLPFDEGVRAMIQSSGFGKLSPNILLVGYKTNWLTCSSDELNRYYNVLHNTFDNRLALAILRLPSGIDSSHLIPVVSGLNTSTSTLSVPSIGAVETSPVGRQINRGLMPVNSNLDLPGIVPASNTSSMSTLNEVILDPNTILHNKEMNIFRDKQLPGNIDVWWLYDDGGLTILLPHIIASRSKWSACQIRVFALASQQTNFEEERNNMATLLDKLRIKYVSITMVTITDKPQETTINAHRSLMNTIMVEDQESSPIVSKEERDQLTEKTYRQLRLRELLLEHSKNSALIVMSMPIPRKDIVSAPLYSSWLEMLTKNMPPFLLVRGNQTSVLTFYS